The following are encoded together in the Robertmurraya sp. FSL R5-0851 genome:
- a CDS encoding phage head completion protein — translation MSLGKMRTNIEIFEVISIKDAEGFATKEEQLLTSIRAYKENRHGSEAWKNRASFSEASSLFRFRKPKGFDVTTDLIIRCNDESFNILSVGDIKEQGMYVEVLAEKIIGSKG, via the coding sequence ATGAGTCTTGGAAAGATGCGTACAAACATTGAGATATTTGAAGTGATATCTATTAAAGATGCAGAAGGCTTTGCCACCAAAGAAGAGCAACTCCTGACCTCTATTCGAGCTTATAAAGAGAATCGTCATGGGAGTGAAGCTTGGAAAAACAGGGCTAGCTTTTCAGAGGCTAGTTCTCTTTTTCGTTTTCGGAAGCCTAAGGGATTTGACGTAACAACGGATTTAATCATTCGCTGTAATGATGAGTCATTCAACATTTTAAGTGTTGGGGATATTAAAGAGCAGGGAATGTATGTGGAAGTATTAGCCGAAAAAATCATTGGTTCAAAGGGGTGA
- a CDS encoding gamma-glutamylcyclotransferase, with amino-acid sequence MDRFFSQTHCDRCGGNLKSGRIMSMYNTNCICMSCKDKESKRTDYGEAVKADHEEIKKGNYNYKGIKVDN; translated from the coding sequence ATGGATAGATTTTTCTCACAAACACATTGTGATCGCTGTGGCGGTAACCTAAAAAGTGGGCGGATCATGTCCATGTACAATACCAATTGCATTTGTATGTCATGCAAGGATAAGGAATCCAAGCGGACTGACTATGGTGAAGCAGTAAAAGCTGACCATGAAGAAATCAAGAAAGGGAATTACAATTATAAAGGCATTAAGGTCGATAATTAA
- a CDS encoding site-specific DNA-methyltransferase, with product MEFKKLPIDDLIPASYNPRKKLKPGDSEFEKIKNSIMQFGYVEPVIVNQDMTVIGGHQRITVLKTLGYTEIDCVIIEIDKTKEKALNIALNKISGEWNKELLADLIKDLQSADFDISFTGFEPPEIDQLFSDVHDKDVQEDDFDVEKELSEPAIAKTGDIWHLGRHRLACGDSTKEEVYKVLMDGQKANLVVTDPPYGISYDGSQGTIKNDNLKDNEFYQFLFNAFKNMENVMTNDASIYVFHADTKGLIFRRAFEDAGFHLSGVCQWVKQTLVLGRSPYQWRNEPCLFGWKKSGTHKWYAGRKETTIWEFDKPAKNNLHSTMKPVQLIAYTIRNSTSPNAIVVDPFSGSASTLIACEQLDRICHAIELEEKFVDVGVKRYIEQVGSDENVFVERDGVKIPYSELAQEVEILE from the coding sequence ATGGAGTTTAAAAAACTGCCCATTGATGATTTAATTCCGGCTAGCTATAACCCAAGGAAAAAACTTAAGCCGGGAGACAGTGAGTTTGAAAAAATCAAAAACAGTATTATGCAATTCGGCTATGTTGAGCCTGTAATCGTCAATCAGGATATGACGGTGATTGGTGGACACCAGCGTATTACAGTACTGAAAACCTTAGGATATACAGAAATAGACTGTGTCATCATTGAGATTGATAAGACAAAAGAAAAGGCACTTAATATCGCTCTGAATAAAATCAGCGGCGAATGGAATAAAGAACTATTGGCTGACCTTATCAAGGATCTACAGTCAGCGGACTTTGATATTTCATTTACAGGTTTTGAGCCACCAGAAATTGATCAGTTATTTAGTGATGTTCATGATAAGGACGTCCAAGAAGATGACTTTGATGTGGAGAAGGAATTATCAGAGCCTGCAATTGCAAAGACAGGTGATATATGGCATCTAGGAAGGCATCGGTTAGCTTGTGGAGATAGCACCAAAGAAGAAGTGTATAAGGTGCTGATGGATGGTCAGAAAGCAAATCTAGTCGTGACAGATCCCCCTTATGGCATATCTTATGATGGAAGCCAAGGAACCATTAAAAATGACAATCTTAAGGATAATGAATTCTACCAGTTTTTGTTTAATGCATTTAAGAATATGGAAAACGTCATGACCAATGATGCGTCTATCTATGTTTTTCATGCAGATACGAAAGGACTTATTTTTAGAAGAGCATTTGAAGATGCAGGGTTTCATTTATCAGGCGTTTGTCAGTGGGTGAAACAAACCTTGGTTTTAGGTCGATCCCCGTACCAGTGGAGAAATGAACCTTGTTTATTTGGATGGAAGAAAAGTGGGACCCATAAATGGTATGCAGGAAGAAAAGAGACCACTATTTGGGAGTTCGATAAGCCAGCAAAAAATAATCTCCACAGCACCATGAAACCTGTACAACTAATTGCTTATACCATTCGAAATAGTACATCACCTAATGCTATCGTCGTTGACCCTTTTTCAGGAAGTGCATCGACCCTTATTGCTTGTGAACAACTGGATAGGATTTGCCACGCCATTGAATTAGAAGAGAAATTTGTGGATGTTGGCGTCAAACGATATATCGAACAGGTTGGCTCCGATGAAAATGTATTTGTTGAAAGGGATGGAGTGAAAATTCCATATTCAGAGCTGGCTCAAGAGGTAGAAATTTTAGAATAA
- a CDS encoding Head fiber protein — MSNVKNYTEQGGEKTIIGGTLEIVPGGKLLFDGTEVNPADNQVNSTAADVAGLVTDFNSLLAKLNAAGLMKSE, encoded by the coding sequence GTGAGTAATGTTAAAAACTATACCGAACAAGGTGGAGAAAAAACGATCATCGGAGGAACGCTTGAAATTGTTCCTGGTGGCAAGTTGTTGTTTGATGGAACAGAAGTAAATCCCGCAGATAACCAAGTGAATAGTACAGCAGCTGATGTTGCTGGTCTTGTCACAGACTTTAATTCGCTGTTAGCCAAATTAAATGCAGCGGGTCTGATGAAATCTGAATAA
- a CDS encoding HK97 gp10 family phage protein: protein MARAAVKMPDDFLERISKLNHRFDEIVPRVLEKGAEPVIQKAKSNLAARIGQGTKEPSQSTGELVATLETTKAVQDTKGYWNLRVGIPTTKDSKGISNALKAAVLEYGKSGQPPKPWLKPTKTATRKACVEAMERALDKEIEKL, encoded by the coding sequence ATGGCAAGAGCAGCAGTGAAGATGCCAGACGACTTTTTGGAGAGAATTTCAAAACTAAACCATCGCTTTGATGAAATTGTACCAAGAGTGCTAGAAAAGGGTGCCGAACCTGTCATTCAGAAAGCCAAAAGCAATCTAGCAGCGAGAATTGGTCAAGGTACAAAAGAGCCCTCTCAGTCCACAGGTGAATTGGTTGCAACACTTGAAACGACAAAAGCTGTGCAAGATACAAAAGGCTACTGGAACCTTAGGGTAGGGATTCCAACAACCAAGGACAGCAAAGGGATTTCCAATGCTCTGAAGGCTGCTGTGTTGGAATATGGAAAATCAGGACAACCTCCCAAACCATGGTTGAAACCGACCAAGACAGCCACAAGAAAAGCCTGCGTGGAAGCGATGGAAAGGGCATTGGATAAGGAGATTGAAAAACTATGA
- a CDS encoding phage portal protein, protein MKIPILSKLFQSRASPKNSLFGSTYSFFFGSTTSGKAVNESTAMQTTAVYACVRILAETIASLPLHLYKYTDNGKEKAVEHNLYNMLHDEPNAEMTSFVFRETLMSHLLLWGNAYAQIIRDGRGNVLSLYPLLPDRMIVDRTSTGDLCYEYRKDTGTVILRSDEVLHIPGLGFDGLVGYSPIAMAKNAIGMALATEEYGAKFFANGANPGGVLEHPGVVKDPAKIRESWNAVYQGSSNAHRIAVLEEGMKFQSIGIPPEQAQFLETRKFQTEEICRIFRVPPHLVANLDKATFSNIEHQSISFIDNTIMPWVTRIEQSMKKALLSETDKKEYFIKFNLNGRLRGDAGSRAQFYQIMRQNGVMSANDIRELEEMNLIPEEQGGSKYLVNGNFVDMSKAGAWTEKYEEG, encoded by the coding sequence ATGAAGATACCGATTTTATCAAAATTATTTCAATCAAGAGCAAGTCCCAAAAACAGCCTGTTTGGAAGTACTTATAGCTTTTTCTTTGGTAGTACGACAAGCGGAAAAGCAGTCAATGAAAGCACTGCGATGCAGACCACTGCGGTATATGCGTGTGTGCGCATTTTGGCTGAAACTATCGCAAGTCTGCCGCTACATTTATACAAATACACTGACAATGGTAAGGAGAAAGCAGTAGAACACAATTTATATAATATGCTTCATGATGAGCCAAATGCCGAGATGACTTCGTTTGTGTTTAGGGAAACACTAATGAGTCATCTTTTATTATGGGGAAATGCCTACGCACAGATCATTAGGGATGGCAGAGGAAATGTGCTTTCCCTTTATCCTTTACTTCCTGACAGGATGATAGTGGATAGAACTTCTACAGGAGATCTTTGCTATGAATACCGAAAGGATACGGGAACAGTCATTCTCCGAAGTGATGAGGTCCTTCATATTCCAGGACTAGGATTTGATGGCCTGGTGGGATATTCACCAATTGCAATGGCTAAAAATGCAATTGGAATGGCACTAGCCACCGAAGAATATGGAGCAAAGTTCTTCGCAAATGGGGCTAACCCAGGGGGTGTGTTGGAACATCCGGGTGTGGTCAAGGACCCAGCGAAAATTAGAGAAAGCTGGAATGCCGTTTATCAAGGAAGTAGCAATGCCCACCGAATTGCAGTACTTGAAGAGGGGATGAAATTTCAAAGCATTGGCATTCCTCCTGAACAGGCACAGTTCCTAGAAACGAGGAAGTTTCAAACGGAGGAGATTTGTAGAATCTTTCGTGTTCCACCTCATCTTGTAGCAAACTTGGATAAAGCAACTTTCAGTAATATTGAACACCAGTCAATTAGTTTCATTGATAACACTATCATGCCTTGGGTTACGAGAATTGAACAGTCCATGAAGAAGGCTTTGTTAAGTGAAACAGATAAGAAGGAATACTTTATCAAATTTAATCTGAATGGACGACTCAGAGGAGATGCAGGTTCAAGAGCTCAATTCTATCAAATCATGCGACAAAACGGAGTGATGTCGGCGAATGACATCCGAGAACTAGAAGAGATGAACTTAATCCCAGAAGAACAGGGTGGATCGAAATATTTAGTGAACGGGAATTTTGTTGATATGTCAAAAGCCGGAGCTTGGACAGAAAAATATGAGGAGGGATAA
- a CDS encoding HNH endonuclease, with product MKTALEMSKDVKSLETRSLRASSKNMYHLLEDGTTMVGTLSGGFEFTIDLEDFEKVSSKAWYPNKSNGTEGTIYVTDCRGQQLHQFLLTPPKGFEVDHIDLNPLNNCRSNLRICTHQQNQCNQPLQINNTSGVTGVSFYSPRGKYRARIKVSQYDIHLGYFHHFIEAVQARNEGMKLMFGEFGRLNDAPEAPVWIKKLVYEKCSRHFDKAAVSVLEDESA from the coding sequence TTGAAAACGGCCCTTGAAATGAGTAAGGATGTGAAAAGTTTAGAAACTCGTTCATTAAGAGCAAGTAGCAAAAATATGTATCATTTACTTGAAGATGGTACCACCATGGTAGGAACTCTTTCTGGTGGATTTGAATTTACAATTGACTTAGAAGATTTTGAAAAGGTAAGTTCAAAGGCATGGTACCCGAATAAATCAAATGGGACAGAGGGTACCATTTATGTTACTGATTGTAGAGGGCAACAACTTCATCAGTTTCTCCTAACCCCACCTAAAGGCTTTGAAGTGGATCACATTGATTTAAATCCACTGAATAATTGCCGAAGCAATCTAAGGATATGTACCCATCAGCAAAATCAATGTAATCAACCGTTGCAAATAAATAATACCTCTGGTGTAACTGGTGTTAGTTTCTACTCACCAAGAGGAAAGTATCGAGCTAGAATTAAGGTTTCACAGTATGATATTCACTTAGGGTATTTTCATCATTTTATTGAGGCAGTTCAGGCAAGAAATGAAGGGATGAAATTAATGTTTGGAGAGTTTGGAAGGCTTAACGATGCACCAGAAGCCCCTGTATGGATTAAAAAACTAGTATATGAGAAATGCAGTCGCCATTTTGATAAGGCGGCTGTTTCTGTTTTAGAGGATGAAAGTGCTTGA
- a CDS encoding major tail protein: MATIGFDRLYYANITEDENGIESYGTPKILAKAMTAELSVELIEAILYADDGASEIVKEFNSGTLSLGIDDIGSLVAQDLSGCKIDSNNVVISRSEDGGKPVAVGFRAKKANGKYRYFWLYRVIFSIPTTSLATKGESITFSSPTIEGTVFRRNKLDAENKHPWKAEVTEGDTGVAQETITNWFSTVYEPDFSPVTPTITVTSQPEELTEVAEGSISGSLSVVASTNTSYPVTYQWYENSLDSTSGGTVINGETSASLDIPTDLTGGTYYYYCVLSSVGASSVTTNVAMVDVS; this comes from the coding sequence ATGGCAACTATCGGATTTGATCGTTTGTATTATGCTAATATCACAGAAGATGAGAATGGCATTGAAAGTTATGGAACCCCAAAGATACTAGCCAAGGCGATGACAGCTGAATTGAGTGTTGAGCTCATTGAAGCGATACTATATGCGGATGATGGAGCATCTGAGATCGTAAAAGAGTTTAACAGTGGGACGTTAAGCCTTGGGATTGATGATATCGGTTCATTAGTGGCCCAAGATTTATCGGGCTGTAAAATTGATAGCAACAACGTCGTGATCTCGAGGAGTGAAGATGGTGGAAAGCCTGTGGCTGTTGGGTTTCGTGCTAAGAAAGCGAATGGAAAGTATCGATACTTTTGGTTGTATCGGGTTATCTTTAGTATTCCCACGACTAGCCTTGCGACGAAGGGTGAATCGATTACGTTTAGTAGTCCCACCATAGAAGGTACGGTCTTTAGACGAAATAAACTGGATGCGGAAAATAAACATCCATGGAAGGCAGAAGTGACCGAAGGTGACACTGGGGTAGCCCAGGAAACCATTACGAATTGGTTTAGTACTGTTTATGAGCCTGATTTTTCGCCGGTAACTCCTACAATTACAGTTACTTCCCAGCCAGAGGAATTAACGGAAGTAGCTGAAGGTAGTATTTCCGGTAGTTTATCAGTGGTCGCAAGTACAAATACAAGTTACCCAGTAACCTATCAATGGTATGAAAACTCCTTGGACAGCACCAGTGGGGGAACGGTTATCAATGGAGAAACATCAGCTAGCTTGGATATTCCAACGGATCTTACTGGAGGAACTTACTATTATTACTGCGTGCTGAGTTCTGTTGGTGCTAGTAGTGTTACAACGAATGTAGCTATGGTGGATGTGTCATAA
- a CDS encoding head-tail connector protein: MEDLLAKVKQNLILDHSEDDSLLSSFITAAISYAESYQKKPDGFYNDNPMHPTTEQAVIMLSSHFYESRDGSTGGFFADNVEASKQVWNVVNMLLRLNKDVII; the protein is encoded by the coding sequence ATGGAGGATTTATTAGCAAAGGTGAAACAAAATCTGATTTTAGATCATAGTGAAGACGATTCTCTGCTTTCCAGCTTCATCACTGCAGCTATTTCCTACGCAGAGAGCTATCAAAAGAAACCGGATGGTTTTTATAACGATAACCCCATGCATCCGACGACTGAACAAGCTGTCATCATGTTATCGTCTCACTTCTATGAAAGTCGGGATGGTAGTACTGGTGGCTTTTTTGCGGACAATGTTGAAGCTAGTAAGCAAGTATGGAATGTGGTCAATATGCTCCTTCGTCTCAATAAGGACGTGATCATATGA
- a CDS encoding phage major capsid protein, with product MSKVLELREKRAKAWEQTKAFLDSKRGEDGILSAEDTSTYEKMEAEVVNLGKEIDRLERQQAIDLELSKPINQPITSKPTGVEGQKTGRATDEYRQAFWKTMRNKSNYEVQNALKVGTDSEGGYLAPDEFERTLIESLEEENIFRSLAKVITTSSGDRKIPVVASKGTASWVDEEGIIPESDDSFGQVSIGAYKLATMIKVSEELLNDSVFNLQAYIAKEFARRIGAKEEEAFFIGDGTGKPTGIFNATGGGELGVTASSATAVSVDEIMDLFYSLKSPYRKKAIFVMNDTTIKVIRKLKDGNGQYLWQPSIQAGQPDTILNRPVKTSAYVPTVEAGAKTIAFGDFGYYWVADRQGRSFQRLNELYAATGQVGFKATQRVDGKLILPEAIKVLQQKA from the coding sequence ATGAGTAAAGTATTAGAACTGCGTGAAAAGCGAGCAAAAGCATGGGAACAAACAAAAGCATTTCTTGATTCAAAACGTGGAGAAGATGGGATTCTTTCTGCCGAGGATACATCTACCTATGAAAAGATGGAGGCAGAAGTTGTCAATCTCGGGAAGGAAATTGACCGATTGGAAAGACAGCAAGCAATTGATTTAGAGCTTTCCAAACCAATTAACCAGCCGATTACTTCAAAGCCAACAGGTGTTGAAGGTCAAAAAACAGGGCGAGCTACAGATGAATATAGACAAGCATTCTGGAAAACGATGAGAAACAAGAGTAACTATGAGGTTCAGAATGCCTTAAAAGTTGGAACAGATTCTGAAGGTGGCTATCTTGCTCCAGATGAGTTTGAAAGAACCCTTATTGAATCGTTGGAAGAGGAAAATATCTTCCGTTCATTAGCAAAGGTCATTACCACTTCATCAGGAGATCGGAAAATTCCAGTGGTTGCTTCAAAAGGAACCGCTTCTTGGGTGGATGAAGAAGGGATTATCCCAGAATCAGATGATAGTTTTGGACAAGTTTCGATTGGGGCTTATAAGTTGGCCACTATGATTAAAGTTTCAGAGGAATTGTTGAACGACAGTGTGTTCAATCTTCAAGCGTATATTGCAAAGGAATTTGCCAGACGGATTGGTGCCAAGGAAGAGGAAGCTTTCTTCATTGGGGATGGTACCGGAAAACCGACTGGTATTTTTAATGCCACCGGAGGAGGAGAACTTGGGGTTACAGCATCCTCCGCAACCGCCGTATCAGTGGATGAGATTATGGATTTATTCTATTCACTAAAATCGCCATATCGTAAAAAGGCTATTTTTGTCATGAATGATACGACGATCAAGGTGATTCGAAAGTTGAAAGATGGGAACGGGCAGTACTTATGGCAGCCTTCGATTCAAGCGGGTCAACCTGATACGATTTTAAATCGTCCAGTGAAAACATCAGCTTATGTTCCAACTGTAGAAGCAGGGGCCAAGACGATTGCTTTTGGTGATTTTGGGTACTATTGGGTCGCAGATCGACAAGGTCGTTCTTTCCAACGTCTAAATGAACTTTATGCCGCAACCGGCCAAGTTGGATTTAAGGCAACGCAGCGGGTAGATGGAAAGTTAATTCTTCCTGAAGCGATTAAAGTGCTTCAACAGAAAGCGTAG
- a CDS encoding phage terminase small subunit P27 family: MAQRGRKPKPTAIKALEGNPGKRQLNQSEPQPDKKAPRCPTWLEPEAKKEWRRMVKQLEQLGILTEVDMAAFAGYCQAYARWKEAEEFITKHGTIVKTPSGYWQQVPQVSIAQSYLKIMNRFCEQFGLTPSSRSRIVADKPSDANDPMEFMLSQGGGKGV; encoded by the coding sequence GTGGCCCAACGTGGAAGGAAACCCAAACCTACAGCAATAAAGGCGTTAGAAGGCAATCCTGGCAAGAGACAGCTTAATCAGAGCGAACCTCAACCTGATAAGAAAGCACCAAGATGCCCAACTTGGCTGGAACCAGAAGCGAAAAAAGAGTGGCGAAGGATGGTCAAGCAATTAGAGCAATTAGGTATCCTTACAGAAGTGGATATGGCTGCATTTGCGGGATATTGCCAAGCCTACGCAAGGTGGAAAGAGGCTGAAGAGTTTATCACAAAGCATGGAACCATTGTCAAAACCCCTTCAGGATATTGGCAACAGGTGCCGCAGGTTTCCATCGCTCAAAGCTATTTAAAAATCATGAATCGTTTCTGTGAGCAGTTTGGATTAACCCCTTCATCAAGAAGCAGAATTGTGGCAGACAAGCCTAGTGATGCGAATGATCCAATGGAATTTATGCTCTCTCAAGGCGGTGGTAAAGGTGTATGA
- a CDS encoding terminase TerL endonuclease subunit — MIQWNLCSLKAVVKVYDEKKAQHAVNFINCLKHTKGQWRGVPFDLLPWQDQTIRDVFGTVKDSGYRQYNTAYIEIPKKNGKSEIAAAVALLMTCADGEWGAEVYGCASDRQQASIVFDVAVEMVDQSPALRKRFKPVMSMKRLVYKPTNSFYQVLSAEAYTKHGLNVHSVVFDELHAQPNRELFDVMTKGSGDARRQPLFFLITTAGTDRNSICYEVHQKAVDILEGRKIDPTFYPVIYGINDDDDWTDEMNWYKANPSLDHTIDVEKVRNAFISAKENPAEENIFRQLRLNQWVKQSTRWMQMEKWDACDDQVDLDSLRGRECFAGLDLSSTTDITAFVLVFPPRTDDEKFIVLPYFWIPDDNLKVRVRRDHVPYDIWEKQGYIKTTEGNVVHYGFIEKFIEELGTKYNIKEIAFDRWGAVQMVQNLEGMGFTVVPFGQGYKDMSPASKELMKITLEKRLVHGGNPVLRWMMDNIFVKTDPAGNIKPDKEKSTERIDGAVALIMALDRAIRNENRESVYDGRGILIL, encoded by the coding sequence ATGATCCAATGGAATTTATGCTCTCTCAAGGCGGTGGTAAAGGTGTATGATGAGAAAAAGGCTCAGCATGCTGTGAACTTTATAAATTGTTTAAAACATACAAAAGGCCAGTGGCGTGGTGTTCCCTTTGATCTGTTACCTTGGCAGGATCAAACTATCCGAGATGTATTTGGAACAGTGAAGGATAGTGGCTATCGTCAATATAATACCGCCTATATCGAGATACCAAAGAAAAATGGAAAGAGTGAAATCGCTGCTGCGGTTGCTTTATTAATGACTTGTGCTGACGGTGAGTGGGGAGCTGAGGTTTACGGTTGTGCTTCTGATAGGCAACAGGCCTCGATTGTTTTTGACGTTGCGGTTGAGATGGTGGATCAATCCCCTGCTCTTAGGAAAAGGTTTAAGCCGGTTATGTCAATGAAACGTCTAGTCTATAAACCGACAAACAGTTTTTATCAGGTGCTATCAGCAGAGGCGTATACAAAACACGGTCTGAATGTTCATTCTGTTGTTTTTGACGAATTGCATGCTCAACCAAACCGAGAGTTGTTTGATGTTATGACGAAAGGATCCGGTGATGCAAGACGTCAACCGCTCTTTTTCCTTATTACAACTGCAGGAACTGATCGAAATTCGATTTGTTATGAAGTACATCAAAAGGCAGTGGATATTTTAGAAGGAAGAAAGATTGATCCTACATTCTATCCTGTGATTTACGGAATCAATGATGACGATGATTGGACTGATGAAATGAATTGGTATAAAGCAAACCCGTCGCTTGATCATACCATTGATGTAGAGAAAGTAAGAAATGCTTTTATTAGTGCGAAAGAGAATCCGGCTGAAGAAAATATCTTCAGGCAACTGAGACTTAATCAGTGGGTGAAGCAATCTACCCGTTGGATGCAAATGGAGAAATGGGATGCTTGTGATGATCAGGTGGACCTCGATAGTCTTCGTGGGAGAGAATGTTTTGCTGGCTTAGACCTTTCAAGCACCACGGATATTACCGCTTTTGTGCTGGTTTTTCCTCCAAGGACAGATGATGAGAAATTCATTGTTCTTCCCTACTTCTGGATACCAGATGACAACTTGAAAGTAAGGGTTAGAAGAGACCATGTTCCATATGATATTTGGGAAAAGCAAGGCTATATTAAAACGACAGAAGGGAACGTCGTTCATTATGGATTCATTGAAAAGTTCATTGAAGAACTAGGAACAAAATACAACATAAAAGAAATTGCTTTTGACAGATGGGGAGCTGTCCAGATGGTTCAGAACCTTGAAGGAATGGGCTTTACTGTTGTTCCTTTTGGACAAGGTTATAAAGATATGTCACCAGCATCAAAAGAACTGATGAAAATTACACTAGAGAAAAGACTGGTCCATGGTGGAAACCCGGTTTTAAGATGGATGATGGATAACATTTTTGTGAAAACGGACCCTGCAGGTAACATTAAACCCGACAAAGAGAAAAGTACAGAACGGATTGATGGAGCGGTGGCGCTAATTATGGCACTGGATCGGGCGATTCGAAATGAAAATAGAGAGAGTGTTTATGATGGTCGAGGGATATTGATTCTTTAA
- a CDS encoding head maturation protease, ClpP-related has product MKKFWNWVKNEDGRTLHLDGVIAEESWFGDEVTPKQFKSELNNDGGNITVWINSPGGDVFAASQIYNMLMDYKGAVTVKIDGIAASAASVIAMAGGEVYMSPVSMMMIHNPMTIAFGDTAEMKKAIQMLSEVKESIINAYELKTGLSRTKLSHMMDDESWFNSKKAVELGFADEIMFQEESEQDSSDEGIIYNKMAVVNSFLHKLPQKKTGTDIAVLDKRLDLLKF; this is encoded by the coding sequence ATGAAGAAGTTTTGGAATTGGGTCAAGAATGAAGACGGCAGGACACTTCATCTGGATGGCGTCATTGCTGAAGAATCATGGTTTGGCGATGAAGTAACACCGAAACAGTTTAAATCAGAGCTAAACAATGATGGTGGGAATATCACCGTTTGGATTAATTCACCAGGTGGTGACGTTTTTGCTGCAAGTCAAATTTACAACATGCTTATGGATTACAAAGGGGCTGTGACCGTAAAGATTGACGGGATTGCTGCTAGTGCTGCCTCAGTCATTGCAATGGCAGGTGGGGAGGTTTACATGTCACCCGTCTCCATGATGATGATTCATAATCCGATGACCATAGCTTTTGGAGATACAGCCGAAATGAAAAAGGCGATCCAGATGCTGAGTGAGGTCAAAGAAAGTATTATCAACGCTTACGAACTGAAGACAGGTCTTTCAAGGACCAAGCTCTCGCACATGATGGATGATGAAAGTTGGTTTAATTCAAAAAAAGCGGTAGAGCTTGGCTTTGCCGATGAGATTATGTTCCAAGAAGAAAGTGAACAGGACTCATCGGATGAAGGGATTATTTACAACAAAATGGCGGTTGTGAATTCCTTTTTACACAAGCTGCCACAAAAGAAAACAGGAACTGATATCGCCGTATTAGACAAGAGGCTAGACCTTTTAAAATTTTAA